The following are encoded together in the Bradyrhizobium sp. CCGUVB1N3 genome:
- a CDS encoding GCG_CRPN prefix-to-repeats domain-containing protein yields MMRHILGAAFVLATIIGSAQAAPLAPVGAPETSDIVAVAGGCGAGWHRGPYGGCLKNYANPAAHACPRGYHIGPNGGCRGNGR; encoded by the coding sequence ATGATGCGACACATCCTTGGCGCCGCGTTCGTGCTCGCCACGATCATCGGCTCCGCCCAGGCCGCGCCCCTTGCGCCGGTCGGCGCTCCGGAGACGAGCGACATCGTCGCGGTCGCCGGCGGCTGCGGCGCCGGCTGGCATCGCGGCCCCTATGGCGGGTGCCTGAAGAACTACGCCAACCCGGCCGCCCACGCCTGCCCGCGCGGCTATCACATCGGTCCGAATGGCGGTTGCCGCGGGAACGGGAGGTAA
- a CDS encoding helix-turn-helix domain-containing protein has product MRRDQGQRNGEEQIEERPSASKDSDRSKIPFAQRLTCTIDDACEATGLGRTKIYELIGAGQLHTRSVGRRRLVLVRSLYELLESESWNPR; this is encoded by the coding sequence ATGCGACGCGACCAGGGACAGAGAAATGGCGAAGAACAAATCGAAGAGAGGCCCTCCGCGTCCAAGGATTCAGACAGAAGCAAAATACCCTTCGCCCAGCGCTTGACCTGTACGATAGACGACGCTTGCGAAGCAACTGGCTTGGGTCGCACCAAAATTTACGAATTGATTGGGGCAGGACAACTCCATACCAGGAGTGTCGGACGTCGCCGATTGGTGCTCGTGAGGTCCCTCTACGAACTGCTCGAGAGCGAGTCTTGGAATCCGCGTTGA
- a CDS encoding SAVED domain-containing protein, whose product MVMAVREEFGKLLKARQLRMTRLFFYGPFALSVFLGQQLTSMGRVQLFEYQDPSYVPSCLLKT is encoded by the coding sequence ATGGTGATGGCGGTTCGGGAGGAGTTTGGCAAGCTCTTGAAGGCGCGCCAGCTCCGCATGACGCGACTCTTCTTCTATGGGCCGTTTGCGCTCTCGGTGTTCCTCGGTCAGCAGCTCACATCGATGGGGCGGGTCCAGCTGTTCGAGTATCAAGACCCCAGCTACGTTCCAAGCTGCCTTTTGAAAACCTAA
- a CDS encoding DNA sulfur modification protein DndB, protein MRPFGQHRRKGMQLVFDFLEALRTARAYPKKGNLLGSKDGEPATSDDLAVWEECFEVARSYCALLLEVHLGLNADEERQLFHDLNRLRKAYDAKEVAALAREVMKDDAATRGKSFPAYQKDPLAEALRVIEGIPKDKVFVEGYANFQRDMVYGDKPDLTTAMTSLNALADQLRKL, encoded by the coding sequence GTGCGGCCCTTTGGCCAGCACCGCCGCAAGGGAATGCAGTTGGTGTTCGATTTTCTTGAAGCGTTACGCACTGCCCGTGCTTACCCCAAGAAAGGCAATTTGCTGGGCTCCAAAGACGGTGAACCGGCAACATCAGACGACCTCGCAGTCTGGGAAGAGTGCTTTGAGGTTGCGCGCAGCTACTGCGCGTTGCTTCTCGAAGTACATCTCGGATTGAACGCAGACGAAGAACGTCAGCTGTTCCATGACCTGAACCGGTTGAGGAAGGCCTACGACGCCAAGGAAGTCGCAGCGCTGGCACGCGAGGTGATGAAGGACGACGCCGCGACGCGCGGCAAGAGTTTTCCGGCCTATCAAAAAGACCCGCTGGCCGAGGCGCTTCGCGTCATCGAAGGCATCCCGAAAGATAAGGTGTTCGTCGAGGGTTACGCCAACTTCCAGCGCGACATGGTCTATGGCGACAAGCCGGATTTGACGACCGCGATGACCTCGCTGAACGCGCTGGCCGATCAGCTTCGGAAGCTGTGA
- a CDS encoding helix-turn-helix domain-containing protein, translating into MKKREWVRLPSKWIEDGGLKQLQWTNSEASGSNNIAALMVLAPIAHHADDEGMAICTYDRLALATGLSRAKVSAGLTVLEKLQVIDRAPSGRSTFQLLNYNEAGGWSKLPARGLYGAGRIIGFEHFHLRTMNELHALKLYYLFARRRSNSTNMAHISYDKIEAYTGIARPRIRKGISFLASVGMVHVEHVPSRANERGTANAYRLPFIDPYVHLGTRGRDTDFALAE; encoded by the coding sequence ATGAAGAAGCGTGAATGGGTTCGGCTTCCCTCAAAATGGATCGAGGATGGCGGGCTCAAGCAACTGCAATGGACGAATTCGGAAGCCAGCGGGTCTAACAACATTGCTGCTCTGATGGTGCTGGCTCCGATCGCTCACCACGCCGATGACGAGGGCATGGCGATCTGCACCTATGATCGCCTCGCTCTCGCCACGGGCCTCAGCCGTGCCAAGGTGTCGGCCGGACTCACGGTGCTTGAAAAACTTCAAGTGATCGATAGGGCCCCGTCAGGTCGAAGCACGTTCCAGCTTCTGAACTACAACGAGGCGGGCGGCTGGTCGAAGCTTCCAGCGCGTGGTCTCTATGGCGCTGGCCGGATCATCGGCTTCGAACACTTTCATTTGCGGACAATGAACGAACTGCACGCGCTAAAGCTCTATTATCTCTTTGCTCGGCGGCGCTCGAATAGCACCAACATGGCTCACATCAGTTACGACAAAATTGAGGCATACACGGGTATCGCCCGACCACGGATCAGGAAAGGCATCAGTTTCCTTGCCTCCGTGGGAATGGTCCACGTCGAGCACGTTCCTAGTCGGGCCAACGAACGCGGGACGGCTAACGCCTACCGATTGCCCTTCATTGATCCCTATGTCCATCTCGGCACAAGGGGCCGCGATACCGATTTTGCGCTCGCGGAGTGA
- a CDS encoding AI-2E family transporter: MRVHPSERLPSERLLANDREGAPLPDSKSDLPPVIRRTEFVAFALAGLLLIAVVAVLYLGRPFFLPVVMAFVTGTMLSPAATFLERQRVPRALAAVLIAVTVTAMVTFVVALIASPVMEWSTRLPELGARLKDKLHVFDRPLALWQELQAMVGGSEGLPNFQMPKFEWVQPTLEFLSPTFTEFLLFFATLILFIASWRDLRRALIMTFSDRDARLRTLRILNEIEVHLGNYLLTVTVINIGVGIAAGIVCALTGMPNPAGLGALAATLNFIPIIGPIAMFVVLVLVGLIAFPTLGSGLMAALAFGGLTFLEGHFVTPTIIGRRLALNALAVFLALAFWTWLWGPMGAFLSSPLLIVALILKEHLAPTDAPQLPGD; this comes from the coding sequence GTGCGCGTCCATCCAAGTGAACGTCTGCCCAGTGAGCGTCTGCTTGCCAACGACCGCGAAGGCGCGCCGCTTCCCGACAGCAAGAGCGACCTGCCGCCGGTGATCCGGCGCACCGAGTTCGTCGCCTTCGCGCTGGCGGGCCTGCTTCTGATCGCGGTCGTGGCCGTGCTCTATCTCGGCAGGCCGTTCTTCCTTCCCGTGGTGATGGCCTTCGTCACCGGCACCATGCTGTCGCCGGCGGCAACATTTCTGGAACGGCAACGGGTGCCGCGCGCGCTGGCCGCGGTGCTGATCGCGGTCACGGTCACCGCGATGGTCACCTTCGTCGTCGCCCTGATCGCTTCGCCGGTCATGGAATGGAGCACGCGCCTGCCCGAGCTCGGCGCGCGGCTCAAGGACAAGCTGCATGTGTTCGACCGGCCGCTGGCGCTGTGGCAGGAACTGCAAGCCATGGTCGGCGGTTCGGAAGGCCTGCCGAATTTCCAGATGCCGAAATTCGAATGGGTGCAGCCGACCCTGGAATTCCTGTCGCCGACGTTCACCGAATTCCTGTTGTTCTTCGCGACGCTGATCCTGTTCATCGCGAGCTGGCGCGACCTGAGGCGCGCCCTGATCATGACCTTCAGCGACCGCGACGCGCGGCTGCGCACCTTACGGATCCTCAACGAGATCGAGGTCCATCTCGGCAACTATCTCCTGACGGTGACGGTCATCAATATCGGCGTCGGCATCGCCGCCGGAATCGTCTGTGCGTTGACCGGCATGCCCAATCCGGCCGGGCTGGGCGCGCTGGCTGCGACGCTGAACTTCATCCCGATCATCGGACCGATCGCAATGTTCGTCGTGCTGGTCCTGGTCGGCCTGATCGCCTTTCCGACCCTCGGCAGCGGATTGATGGCAGCGCTCGCCTTCGGCGGCCTCACCTTCCTGGAGGGACATTTCGTCACGCCCACCATCATCGGCCGGCGGCTGGCACTGAATGCATTGGCGGTATTTCTCGCGCTCGCCTTCTGGACCTGGCTGTGGGGCCCGATGGGGGCGTTTCTGTCGTCGCCGCTCCTGATCGTCGCGCTGATCCTGAAGGAGCATCTGGCTCCCACCGATGCGCCGCAATTGCCCGGAGACTAG
- a CDS encoding recombinase family protein, with the protein MRNASRKSNTNCIPLRRCWPKGRTELAILRDFMRKGDTLVVTRIDRLARSIGDLQDIVRSLKEKGIALKATEQPIDTSTAAGKAFLDMLGVFAEFETNLRRERQLEGIAKAKARGVYKGRKPSVDVAKVRELQAMGVGPTAIAEKLRIGRASVYRVLNARASRTRHGG; encoded by the coding sequence GTGCGTAACGCTTCAAGAAAATCGAACACCAACTGCATTCCCTTGCGGCGGTGCTGGCCAAAGGGCCGCACGGAGCTTGCGATCCTGCGGGACTTCATGAGGAAGGGCGACACCCTAGTCGTCACGCGGATTGACCGTCTGGCTCGCTCAATAGGGGACCTACAGGACATCGTGCGATCCTTGAAAGAGAAAGGCATTGCACTGAAGGCTACTGAACAGCCCATCGATACTAGCACAGCCGCAGGGAAGGCGTTTCTAGACATGCTCGGCGTGTTTGCTGAGTTCGAGACGAACTTGCGTAGAGAGAGGCAGCTAGAGGGAATTGCCAAAGCAAAGGCGCGAGGCGTCTACAAAGGACGAAAGCCGTCGGTTGATGTTGCGAAGGTTCGTGAGTTGCAAGCAATGGGCGTCGGACCAACTGCAATTGCAGAGAAACTACGGATCGGGCGTGCATCAGTGTATCGCGTTCTGAATGCGCGGGCCTCAAGGACAAGGCACGGAGGTTAA
- a CDS encoding helix-turn-helix transcriptional regulator: MSTDMLPQGLSERQRFIRFAELFEHFSNTGELDPASDVPFRAAMNSIHIGTTMLGRCDGSFVTVRREKRQVIETGDDRFCLVRNTGDRASHVRHRGREITLRAGSMVLLKLDEPFFAADGANHKRFTNVHLPVATLRAMVTDVDELVGQELAPGGALSLAMDYSDLLLRHHAAVDEAGMAIAAHLLDLAALGLGARADVASAATRRGLRAVRLQAALAILQARFEEPDFSAQKLALAAGLSERYVNELLFEAGASFTTRLNELRLRKAADLLARSEGRISDIAFACGFNDLSYFNRCFRRRFGLTPTAARGR, from the coding sequence TTGTCGACCGATATGCTGCCGCAGGGCCTGTCCGAGCGGCAGCGCTTCATCCGCTTTGCGGAATTGTTCGAGCATTTTTCCAACACCGGTGAACTCGACCCAGCGTCCGACGTGCCGTTTCGCGCTGCAATGAACTCGATCCACATCGGCACTACGATGCTCGGTCGCTGCGACGGCAGCTTCGTCACCGTGCGGCGCGAGAAGCGGCAGGTGATCGAGACCGGCGACGACCGCTTCTGTCTCGTGCGCAACACCGGTGATCGCGCCTCCCATGTGCGTCACCGCGGTCGCGAGATCACCTTGCGGGCGGGATCGATGGTGCTGCTCAAGCTCGACGAGCCGTTCTTCGCCGCTGACGGCGCGAACCACAAGCGCTTCACCAACGTGCATCTGCCGGTCGCGACGCTGCGCGCGATGGTCACCGACGTCGATGAATTGGTTGGACAGGAGCTCGCGCCAGGCGGCGCGCTGTCGCTCGCGATGGACTACAGCGATCTTCTCCTGCGCCATCACGCCGCCGTCGACGAGGCCGGCATGGCGATTGCGGCGCATCTGCTCGATCTTGCAGCGCTCGGGCTCGGCGCACGCGCCGACGTCGCGTCCGCGGCCACGCGGCGGGGCCTGCGTGCCGTGCGGCTCCAGGCCGCGCTGGCAATCCTGCAAGCGCGTTTCGAGGAGCCGGATTTTTCTGCGCAAAAGCTCGCTCTCGCGGCCGGTCTCTCCGAGCGCTACGTCAACGAGCTGCTCTTTGAGGCCGGCGCCAGCTTCACCACGCGCTTGAACGAGCTGCGCCTGCGAAAGGCTGCCGATCTGCTGGCCCGCAGCGAGGGGCGCATCAGCGACATCGCGTTTGCCTGCGGCTTCAACGATCTGTCCTATTTCAACCGCTGCTTCCGCCGCAGGTTCGGGCTAACGCCGACGGCGGCCAGGGGGAGGTGA
- a CDS encoding alpha/beta hydrolase translates to MKYWISLRKVSGGDFTDEIELGPARYLEVPDNERPAPRHQITQAQWIRRIMTLFPPDPNYPDDGPSGDVLFFVHGYNNTVATVDDRHKQIQAGLTANQFACQVISFDWPSGDLALAYLRDRDHARITAVRLVGAGIKLFVRTQQQKCDINVHVLGHSTGAYLIREAFDHADDGQATATAWTAGQLVLIAGDVSASSFSAGNPETESTYRHCYRLTNFFNGYDQVLQISNVKRIGLSPRVGRVGLPADAPTKAVNVNCSDHFHATYAGTGDVTLDAVTSHSWYFSDTTFLRDLSTTLKGAIDRTLIPTRNTAPLTGAQALTS, encoded by the coding sequence ATGAAGTACTGGATCAGCCTGCGAAAAGTGTCCGGCGGCGATTTCACGGATGAAATCGAGCTCGGCCCGGCCCGCTACCTCGAAGTCCCGGACAACGAACGACCCGCGCCCCGGCATCAGATCACGCAGGCGCAATGGATCCGCCGGATCATGACGCTCTTTCCGCCCGATCCGAACTATCCCGACGATGGGCCGAGCGGCGACGTTCTCTTCTTTGTTCACGGCTACAACAACACCGTTGCGACCGTCGACGATCGCCATAAGCAGATTCAGGCCGGGCTGACGGCGAACCAGTTCGCTTGCCAGGTGATCAGCTTCGACTGGCCTTCAGGTGATCTGGCGCTCGCTTATCTCAGGGACCGCGACCATGCACGCATCACCGCCGTCCGGCTGGTCGGCGCCGGCATCAAACTGTTCGTGCGGACCCAGCAGCAGAAGTGCGACATCAATGTCCACGTCCTCGGTCATTCAACCGGGGCCTATCTCATTCGCGAGGCGTTTGATCATGCTGACGATGGACAGGCCACCGCGACGGCGTGGACGGCCGGCCAGCTCGTGCTGATCGCCGGCGACGTGTCGGCTTCGTCGTTCTCCGCGGGCAATCCGGAGACCGAGAGCACCTACAGGCACTGCTACCGCCTGACCAACTTCTTCAATGGCTATGATCAGGTCCTGCAAATATCCAACGTGAAGCGCATCGGACTTTCGCCGCGCGTCGGTCGCGTCGGATTGCCGGCTGATGCACCGACGAAAGCCGTCAACGTCAACTGCTCCGACCACTTTCACGCGACTTACGCTGGAACCGGTGATGTCACTCTCGACGCGGTGACGTCGCATTCGTGGTACTTCTCCGACACGACGTTTCTGCGTGATCTCTCGACCACGCTGAAGGGTGCGATCGATCGGACGTTGATCCCAACCCGCAACACGGCGCCGCTGACCGGCGCGCAGGCACTGACATCGTAG
- a CDS encoding L,D-transpeptidase, protein MTRLSASHRRPSPRAFTTFAFATALLTMPLGAASAQTLGFAPMQLQAFPQGYAQSQGYTQGYMPEQPQASDDPVTSDDSVLPERLRRQIVGFDGSQPAGTVVIDTGNTVLYYVLGQGRAIRYGVGVGRDGFTWSGVQSISRKAEWPDWHPPTEMIARQPYLPRFVAGGPGNPLGARAMYLGASEYRIHGTNDPTTIGKFVSSGCIRMTNADVVDLFNRVNIGTRVVVLPKNAPLMARGGDGLRKPARPVTTTLASGRQALNLSPVSLNGSTPR, encoded by the coding sequence ATGACACGGTTATCTGCATCCCACCGCCGGCCTTCGCCGCGCGCCTTCACCACCTTTGCCTTTGCGACAGCATTGCTGACGATGCCACTTGGCGCCGCAAGCGCGCAGACGCTCGGCTTCGCGCCGATGCAGCTACAGGCCTTTCCGCAGGGCTATGCGCAAAGCCAAGGTTATACGCAGGGTTATATGCCCGAGCAGCCGCAGGCCTCGGATGATCCAGTCACCTCGGACGATTCCGTACTGCCGGAGCGGCTGCGCCGGCAGATCGTCGGCTTCGACGGCAGCCAGCCGGCCGGCACGGTCGTGATCGATACCGGCAATACCGTGCTTTACTACGTGCTCGGCCAGGGCCGTGCGATCCGGTACGGCGTCGGTGTCGGGCGCGATGGCTTCACCTGGTCCGGCGTGCAGTCGATCAGCCGCAAGGCGGAATGGCCGGACTGGCATCCGCCGACAGAGATGATCGCGCGCCAGCCTTATCTGCCGCGCTTCGTCGCCGGCGGCCCAGGCAATCCGCTCGGCGCGCGTGCGATGTATCTGGGCGCAAGCGAATATCGCATCCACGGCACCAATGACCCGACCACGATCGGAAAGTTCGTCTCCTCTGGCTGCATCCGCATGACCAACGCGGACGTTGTCGACCTCTTCAACCGGGTCAATATCGGCACCAGGGTCGTGGTGCTCCCGAAGAACGCGCCGCTCATGGCGCGTGGCGGCGACGGCCTGCGCAAGCCCGCGCGTCCGGTCACGACGACGCTGGCCTCGGGACGCCAGGCGCTCAATCTTTCGCCGGTCTCCCTGAACGGTTCGACACCGAGGTAA
- a CDS encoding SAVED domain-containing protein, producing MNAGKGFDFQTRYTVCHLPIWLQDGSFHQIFTEGTGDIDIRYVDEGKSRRKHIQTKDHDVAPAEFKDVIEAFRRYDADMPGTYQEFRLACPSLSQQMRPVETGLARFRNAKPFYDDDVPALAQTQHDVDQRMRAIGLSDEQIAFIHEKVFVDIGYGDLAHDERALDIFIARMLSHPDFASKIRAMVLPAYAALMNKVGASKGVVLDKSSIEALLRSAVLADLSAEASVTLWVHNWTKEAFTPPADYELDWTPLFDRAARRVPSLDAWTNDLVRQLDTLRKHIMTAGAVRTIRLRGKCALSTGLALGATFPAVGSWTFEIPQPPAKELWRSDATPTPGYTLQTEITEADPNGTDLVLGLNIRGDGRVDVMRYIESTGQAPHAYVFMAPPSQGAQSIGGDGTPSQW from the coding sequence TTGAACGCTGGAAAAGGCTTCGATTTTCAAACGCGCTACACGGTGTGCCACCTTCCGATCTGGTTGCAAGATGGCTCGTTTCACCAGATCTTTACGGAAGGCACCGGCGATATCGACATCCGCTATGTTGACGAAGGCAAGTCGCGCCGGAAACACATTCAGACCAAGGACCACGACGTCGCGCCCGCCGAATTCAAGGACGTGATCGAGGCGTTTCGCAGGTATGATGCCGACATGCCGGGCACGTATCAGGAATTTCGGCTGGCATGCCCCAGTCTTTCGCAGCAGATGCGGCCAGTTGAAACAGGACTCGCGCGTTTTCGTAACGCCAAGCCCTTTTATGACGACGATGTTCCCGCGCTCGCGCAGACACAACACGATGTCGACCAGCGTATGCGGGCCATCGGCCTGAGCGACGAACAAATCGCCTTCATCCATGAGAAGGTCTTTGTTGACATCGGGTATGGCGATCTGGCGCATGATGAGCGAGCGCTTGATATCTTCATAGCGAGAATGCTCAGCCATCCCGATTTTGCGAGCAAGATTCGAGCGATGGTCCTGCCCGCTTACGCTGCCCTAATGAATAAGGTCGGCGCCAGCAAAGGCGTGGTGCTGGACAAATCCTCGATCGAAGCGCTGTTGCGCTCTGCGGTTCTCGCGGATTTGTCGGCAGAAGCTAGTGTGACGCTTTGGGTTCATAACTGGACCAAGGAAGCCTTCACGCCGCCGGCGGATTACGAGCTGGATTGGACGCCGCTCTTCGACCGGGCAGCGCGCAGGGTGCCTTCGCTGGACGCCTGGACCAACGATCTTGTTCGGCAACTCGATACTTTGCGGAAGCACATCATGACGGCCGGAGCCGTACGCACGATCCGGCTCCGCGGAAAATGCGCCCTTTCAACCGGCCTTGCCCTTGGTGCAACGTTTCCGGCGGTAGGCAGTTGGACGTTCGAAATTCCGCAACCGCCCGCAAAGGAGCTTTGGCGCTCGGATGCGACCCCGACGCCCGGCTACACCTTGCAGACGGAAATCACGGAGGCCGACCCAAACGGCACCGACCTCGTGCTTGGCCTGAACATTCGTGGAGATGGCCGCGTGGATGTCATGCGGTACATCGAGTCCACCGGCCAGGCACCCCATGCTTACGTCTTCATGGCGCCGCCAAGCCAGGGTGCGCAATCGATCGGCGGCGATGGAACGCCGTCGCAATGGTGA
- a CDS encoding DUF2865 domain-containing protein, producing the protein MIRRSTVKATGGAAALLFASLSLALTSSAHAEDFFSALFGAFGARPPPQIRMPFPADDTPSYEAPRMRPYGGGQAWCVRTCDGRHFPAQGTDSESKARSCNSFCPAAETTLLYGSDIDDAVTERGESYPDLPNAYRYRNELVAGCTCNGKDPAGLAPVKVTDDPTLRKGDIVASPDGLVVANRNASDRHGVAMNFSPLPESVRAKFRHLPVVARE; encoded by the coding sequence ATGATCAGGCGTTCGACAGTCAAAGCGACAGGCGGAGCCGCGGCCTTGCTGTTCGCCTCGCTCAGCCTGGCGCTGACGTCGTCGGCGCACGCGGAGGATTTCTTCTCGGCGCTGTTCGGCGCGTTCGGTGCCCGGCCGCCGCCACAGATCAGGATGCCTTTCCCGGCCGACGACACGCCGAGCTATGAGGCACCGCGGATGCGTCCCTATGGTGGCGGGCAGGCCTGGTGCGTACGCACCTGCGACGGCCGACACTTCCCGGCACAGGGCACCGACAGCGAGAGCAAGGCGCGGAGCTGCAACAGCTTCTGCCCAGCGGCCGAAACCACGCTGCTCTATGGCAGTGACATCGACGATGCGGTCACGGAGCGCGGCGAATCCTATCCCGACCTGCCGAACGCCTACCGCTACCGCAACGAGCTGGTCGCGGGCTGCACCTGCAACGGCAAGGATCCCGCAGGCCTGGCGCCGGTCAAGGTCACCGACGATCCGACCTTGCGCAAAGGCGATATCGTCGCGAGCCCCGACGGATTGGTGGTCGCCAATCGCAATGCAAGCGACAGGCATGGCGTCGCCATGAACTTCTCGCCGCTGCCGGAGTCCGTGCGGGCGAAATTCCGTCACTTGCCCGTGGTGGCGCGGGAGTAG
- a CDS encoding ThiF family adenylyltransferase, with the protein MSDQRSMIRDAMQAIAQRKPGKSKLVYDKTKRTIVAVSEGVPTPQALNITADDADMFGVVTLSSGWLRDKWLSLTKAGSLPVDFSSWDDGDALTQLELCIQGSGTRAAAMLVLGQPQGQTTEGVVISIVPTDKPAHRSDVFVSPDNIAYRAELVEPAATAGRQREVVFADIEPQLDLRRAGILETTVLKDRTVLCIGLGTGGAHVAVELAKSGVGHFILVDRDRLSVGNVVRHPGGISQVGRAKVNVTRDLILEKNPGAQVEVHVIGVGFENRDVIAGLVQASDLVICGTDNRQSKLLINELCVSANKSAVYGGAFRRAYGGQILRVRPKLSPCQQCFVSSLPDEASDVEVSSQDDADAIAYSDRPVAVEPGLSLDVLPIATQLAKLAMLELLADKSSTLNVLKRDFDAPWYLWLNRPEPGTQYADMPPLSDSSDEMTINRWYGIYFERDEQCPVCGDFLSGIAAAYGLDATQLPALPEKE; encoded by the coding sequence ATGAGCGACCAACGCTCGATGATCCGCGATGCGATGCAGGCCATCGCGCAGCGGAAACCCGGTAAGTCGAAGCTCGTCTACGACAAGACGAAGCGCACGATCGTCGCAGTTTCCGAGGGTGTGCCTACCCCGCAGGCGCTCAATATCACCGCTGACGATGCCGACATGTTCGGCGTCGTCACGCTTTCCTCGGGATGGCTGCGCGACAAGTGGCTCTCGTTGACAAAAGCTGGCTCCCTTCCCGTTGACTTCAGCTCGTGGGACGATGGCGATGCGCTCACGCAGTTGGAATTGTGCATTCAAGGCAGCGGCACCCGTGCGGCAGCGATGCTCGTCCTCGGCCAGCCGCAAGGGCAAACAACCGAGGGAGTGGTGATCTCCATCGTTCCCACGGACAAGCCAGCACATCGCTCCGATGTGTTCGTATCGCCAGACAACATCGCGTACCGGGCCGAGCTCGTTGAGCCTGCTGCGACGGCCGGCCGTCAACGCGAGGTCGTGTTTGCCGATATTGAGCCTCAACTCGACCTTCGCCGTGCGGGCATACTGGAAACGACTGTTCTCAAAGACCGAACCGTCCTGTGTATCGGGCTTGGAACGGGCGGCGCCCATGTCGCGGTCGAGCTCGCCAAATCCGGCGTTGGTCACTTCATCCTGGTGGATCGAGATCGCCTATCCGTCGGCAATGTGGTGCGGCACCCGGGCGGAATCTCGCAGGTGGGCCGCGCGAAGGTAAATGTCACGCGCGATCTCATTCTTGAAAAGAACCCTGGTGCGCAGGTCGAGGTGCATGTGATCGGCGTCGGTTTTGAGAATCGCGACGTGATCGCCGGGCTTGTGCAGGCCTCCGACCTCGTCATTTGCGGGACCGACAACCGGCAAAGCAAGTTGCTCATCAACGAGCTTTGCGTGTCGGCCAACAAGTCCGCCGTCTATGGCGGTGCCTTCCGCCGCGCCTATGGCGGGCAAATCTTGCGCGTTCGCCCGAAGCTGTCCCCGTGCCAGCAATGCTTTGTCTCTTCCTTGCCGGACGAAGCGTCCGATGTTGAGGTATCTTCACAAGATGACGCCGACGCGATCGCCTATTCGGATCGCCCCGTCGCCGTGGAGCCGGGCCTTTCCTTGGATGTGCTCCCCATCGCGACGCAGCTCGCCAAACTGGCCATGCTCGAACTCCTTGCCGACAAATCCTCCACGCTCAATGTGCTCAAGCGCGACTTCGATGCGCCGTGGTATCTCTGGCTCAACCGGCCCGAACCCGGTACGCAGTATGCCGACATGCCTCCCTTGAGCGACAGTAGTGATGAAATGACGATTAACCGCTGGTATGGCATCTACTTTGAACGGGACGAGCAGTGCCCCGTTTGCGGCGATTTCCTTTCCGGCATCGCTGCTGCATACGGCCTCGACGCAACACAGCTTCCTGCGCTTCCGGAAAAGGAGTGA
- a CDS encoding YqjD family protein has product MSATNGETGTRDWTDKATRERLEKDVLAVKNDIAALTEQITDALNTFANSAGKQARRGYKQARQQVDSAMDDASERGSAMMDAAQDAASSLEETLEDAITQRPLATVGLALGIGFLIGIAWRR; this is encoded by the coding sequence ATGTCAGCGACCAATGGCGAAACCGGGACGAGAGACTGGACCGACAAGGCCACCCGCGAACGCCTCGAAAAGGATGTCCTAGCCGTGAAAAACGATATCGCCGCCCTCACCGAACAGATCACCGACGCGCTCAATACCTTTGCCAACTCCGCCGGCAAGCAGGCCCGTCGCGGCTACAAGCAGGCGCGCCAGCAGGTGGATTCGGCGATGGATGACGCCTCCGAACGCGGCAGCGCGATGATGGATGCGGCGCAGGACGCAGCGTCCTCGCTGGAGGAAACGCTCGAGGATGCCATCACGCAGCGTCCGCTCGCGACCGTGGGGCTGGCGCTCGGCATCGGCTTCCTGATCGGCATTGCCTGGCGCCGCTAG